A segment of the Gallus gallus isolate bGalGal1 chromosome 17, bGalGal1.mat.broiler.GRCg7b, whole genome shotgun sequence genome:
TAAATTCATTTGCTCAAAGAACTGAAGTTCTGAAGGCAGCTAGCTTTCTGTCACCTCTCACCTGGTGCCAATATTTATCTGAACGTTACTCAGCAGAGTAGTTTGAAAATATCTAGTGTCTGTAATATGCCAAGGTATTTACGTTTCTGCTAATCAGTGTCAGTTTAAATATTGTTTACAGAACATCAGGTATCAGAAAAAGAGCTACAGttacaacaaaaaaatagagaaattcAGTCTCTCCAAAAAGAATTGGAACTCTCCAAGTCTGAGCTGAACCATCTCCAGGGGCAGCTAGcatcagagaggaaaagagctgaaaaacGAATCTGCAGTCTGAAAGAAGCAATGAAAATGCAGAGGACGCAGTTTGAAAGAGAACTGCATGTAAGTCCTGACTGGAGGAGGGGGAGAATGTTACAggtttttggttatttttaaacagtaaaatgACAGAATACCCCTTTTATTGCTGAGGAGCAAAAGTCATGTGTTAACTTTATGATTAGACAGATCTTGAAGCAGCCAAACTGATatctccaggctgtgctgcagagtaCCTGTGGTTACTCTTATTTAatgctgtttctgcattttaacTTGAAGAAAttgtctcctgtaggctctcttgATTCATTTTCTCAAGTGGGTACTCATGGTAAAACGCaatcttttctgcattttcctaGGAACAAAAGCGTGAAAATAACTGCCTGCAGAGTGATATAGCAGCTGCTGAACAAGTAGCACAGAATAACCATGAACGCACCAAGCGCCTCATTAAAGAGCTTGGCCAGATCCAGCAGGACTACATGGATCTCCAAAACCAGGTATAACTGAGTACCCAGATAAAGGCTGTCTGGGGAAAAGCAGTgtcttccagacaggtgcctCAGAGGCAAATACAGTTGATTTCATAATTAGGGCTGCACTTGTTCGGAGAGTTAATGGTTTCTGATTTCAGTGGTCAAAATGTAAATACTTCAGAAAGAAGACTTGTTCCGTTACATGGGAAATTCCTCTGGGTTGATGTGTTTGTGATATGACAGCGAAGTAGTGAGACTGTGTTTTATGTTGCAGGTTAAGACTCAAGAAGACCTGGAAAAGAGACAAAGGGAAATAGAGAACACAGCAACATTGCTTAAATTAGAGGTTGAAGATGATATTAAAACAGGGTTTAAATCTTCAAGCCCATCTTCTCCAGAACTGTTGGAAGATTTGGAAGCGTTTTCTGCAGTAAATAAAAGTCTGCAGTGTGAATCTGACAATTTAGAGgagatgttttcatttgctgatGCTGACAAAAGATTGTTCTCATCGGAAAAAAAGTTGGATTTTTCTCAAATCTTCATAATGGTAAAAAAGCTTtcagacagcagctgctgctcacaccGCAGCTGAGTGTGTCTGTACTGGTAATGCCCAGTTGCTGAATGTGTTTGTGTTTCCAACAGGATGAACAGTGGCGTGGAGAGGCTCTCCGAGAGAAACTGCAGCATCACGAGGATCGGCTGAAGGTGGCACATCTCTTACCTTTGCACAGATATGTctgcaggtcctttccaaaAAGAATCTGAACAAGATGGGTGTGTGGGAGATCCTTCTCCAGCTGTCACAGTCACCCTGTACATAATGACTAGCAGCAGAGTATCTTTGGATATCTTGTTAGGTGGGAATAGTAAAAGAAAGCCCAGCAGTGACAGGTTCTATCAAGATGAAcaatgttaaataattataGTTGGCTTTTTGAGTATGCCAGCATGATCCCATCACTTATGTTGTACTGTGGTATGTTAGTAACATAAGAATCGACAATTCACAGGCACTTGTGGCCATTTAAAATAGAGATGATGGCACAGTTAAGGTACAACATATCTGTCATTTCTTTCAAGCAGTTAATgatgagaaatacagaaatacagcttaTTTCTGACTTAAAGAGGTGAACTATTTAAAAGCAAGTTGATTTGTAAACCCATTGCCAGCTGCTTGTGACTTGAGAGATTCCAATAGTATGTCCTTTATGCTTTGGCCCCAGACTTCTTAGATGTAGTCTTCAAAATTACACTAACTGGATACAAATAGAACTAACCATTTGTTCAGGCTCAGCTCCGGCACTGCATGTCCAAGCAAGTAGACGTATTGAtcagaggaaaacaacagaCACAGGGCACCCTTCACAGCCTGAAGCGACAGGTTGATGCACTGGATGACCTGGTCAGCAGCACTTCCTCAGACTCACTGTTCCTAGCTGAAAGTTCATCAAGTCTGCTATCTCTTCGTGATGCTCTGAGTTTAACAAAAACACAGGTAACCTCGAGTGCAATAATTCTGATTacttttttaaaggatttttagCTCACTGGTAGTCTGTTATGCCCGTGCACCTTCCAGCTGGAGGCACTGCAGGGTTTCTGAAGGTGGGACAATCTTTCTCTACTTAGTTCCTTTGCCAGTAGCAACTTGTCTCAAGAAGGCAGGCTTTCTTCTAAGATTAGTTTTATActtcttttaatgcattttttccttcatgacCTTAGCTCTTAAAGATAACTCATTACtcagacttctgcttttttctaGGCTGCTCTGACAGGACACGCACacttccccagcagctcagcaggcgTTCCAGCAGTGGCACACACGTGGCATTCCTGCTCATGAGAAATGTCTCAGTATACTGTTGGAGGTAAGAGATGACTCCAGCTGAGCTGGCACTAAACACTGATCTGTGCCTCTCAAATCTGAGCGGCCATGGTTGGGAGTGACCAAGGAAAGCTCCCAGACCATCGCTTTAGGACAAATGAAAGCAGTCCTGTGTTTGGTGTCGTAGCAGTCAGTGCTATTTTGGCTCTTAGATGTGTATTTTCAGACACATTGCATGTAAACTTTCAAATGACACATAGAAATCACAACTGTGTTGACTTAACATAAGCTACTTCCATCCCTAATCTTAAAATAATACATACCTGATTTTAATACATGTACAGTGTGACACTCAGAATTCAGTTACACCTAGGTACACGTGGGCCTGTTACTTAATGATTCAAAAACTAATACTGCAAGAGCTATCACACATCAGTgctcagcagagagaaaagcatcACACCCACCTACAGCTCTCAGGTAGGACATGCAGAGCATCCATGCAACTCTAATGCTGCATGTGCTGAACAAGCCAGTGTCgtgccacaggcagagcaggTCCCACCATGCCAGCTCTTCTCGTTAACGTGCAGAATCACTCATGTCACTCTCTTTTAGACAGCAGCTGATCTGCATGTGCATTTGTGCTCCCTGAGACTGTGCCATCATCTTCCACTCCTGAAGCCTTCTACCTCACCGTTCTGCAAGCCTTTGCTGAAAAGGTATTTACCAGCAATAACAAACAGCTCTGTACTGTGAAGTTTCTGTATGACTAAGGAAGGGagttttatgtatatatgttatttttaaaaatatggatTTAAGAGTGTCTAAAACTACTGTTCTCATTGAAGTGTGGGTATTTCTCAGTTTACATTTTGAAGAGTTgtcacattttcaaatgcatgaatgttaaataaaactatttttgaatACTTTCTTAAAATAAGTTTGTGACTACAGCTTACCTGCATCCTTGTATTGTTTTTAACGTGCATCCTCTAACGCCCTTGTATTGCTAGCTCACCTAACAGTGCCATTGTGATGGTGGCAGTAGGAGCGAGCTCTGAGCAATACTTAGTGTGTACAGTAGCATGTGTTACACTGATATTCACACCCTAGCAATTACTGGTTACAAGTTACTGTTGGTAACAGCCTTACCTGTATCATTTTTTCTGACACAAATGAGTGTGGCCTTCGCAGCAAGCTTgcaaaaaaaacactgctttgtaaATGAAGAGCATTATGAAGAGCAAATGAAATATGAGACATTCTTCCCTCTTTATGCAAAGCAGGCTTGTTTTTAAGTACATCCTTACCCCTCCTGGAGAAGGTCTGCACAGCCAGAGGGGACACAGTGACTTCCCAGAGCTTCTCCCCCTTTTGCTGGAGGCGGGTTTCAGAGTGTTCTTAACCTTGCTCTCTCATCTACATGATCATCACCACCTGGCAACTCCAGCAGGAATTTTCAtgctctccccttcccccaggCCTGTAACAGCCTTAGGAAGGCTTTAAGGCagtagaaaagcaaaagcagcctATCCCATTTCTACCCCTAAGGCCTCTCTTAAAAGTTAACGTAAGTTGTTAAAGCACAACTGCCACCCCTAGAAGGGAATCTTGCATAACTTCTCTCTTCTAACAGCTTTCCTCAGCACCCAAAGCCCTGACTGCAGGCAAGCAGAAGTGCCTACACAGCAGCAAGCCAGTGCAATGTGGTAGATGGAAAATAGCCTAGGAAGGCAGGagtgaagagctgcagctgtaaGTCACAGCACAAGTAGAGGGCCAGAGCAAGAAACACAAGGTACTGCAGTTTATCTAGATACAGGTactttatttacaaatatttagatTAATAGCATTGTTACATCAAATGAGGAGTACAGCAGTCCAAACAAATCCTTTCTGTGACAGAAACAATAAGGCCTACTGTAACTTACTCTGGGAATACAGGTATTGCACCTCAACAAGCTGTAGTCATTAGAACATTTACTTCCAAACTtcatggcagcagcaggtcctGGTCCCTGGGCAAACCCCGCTGTGGTACAACCTTGGTTTAAGCAGGACGCATCAGCTGTAGAGCTCAAACATACCCATCTACTAAAGAATACTAGTTAAAAAAAACTAACCAGACAAAACAAAGGGACAGCGCACAAACAAGTTACCCAAATCCTATTGTCTGCACATTCCAgttttttttggcttttatttaaCATTGACTGTACAATACTCTGGTACCACTGTTGACTTACACGTCTGAACAGTTTATAGTTTTAGTGTCTAGAAAAGGAATTAAAGACTACTTTGTATTTTAAGCACTGCAGTAAGACTAGAAGTTGGACATCTGATCATGGTTAAACaccctttcttttttgaaactgtaatcaatgttttcttaaatgaagCTATATGTGACATACACTGCTGCATACAGAGTGACACATTCTAGTCCTGACAACACAATAAACCCCACATGTAGTTTGTTGTGTACACATGTGGGTTTTGCTATCTCCCCTTTATAGAAGTACTGCATGTGCCATCGCAGGAAGGCAGCACCCTTCAAGAAGAAACCCTCAGCTGTAGTGTTAAAATACAACAGTAGCTACAACTCCCTAGAGAACACAAATTGTTCTGACTGTCCAGTTCAGTATCTGACCATTGAAAAAGTTAAAGGTATAAAAGCATAAGATGTGCAAGAGAACCAGCCTTGGTATACAAAGCAAGGCAGGTAACAAAGCCCAATAATGTGAAAtgcttacagaagaaaaaagcaggtTAGCACACTGCTGATTGCACAGAACAGGATTAATAACATGGCATAGATATACCACAGTGCAAAGATGAAGGACAGATTCCACTAGTGTTAATTTCAGCACTGGGATTAGAGTTCCCCCAGCACAATGTCCACTGTCATCACCAAGGAGTTAAGCTGCTGTTAGTGAACTGCAGTTACACCTATGTCTGTACTGATGGGCAATGTGGTCACATACAGGTCATACTGTACAAACTGATATTTTCTTATATACTGTTCTAATGCCAgtaatcattttcttcattaaaatcatATACACAGGATGTATTTAACTGTTAGCTCAGTTCCTTCAAATTTTATACATATTTACGTTCTGTTAGCAAATGGATAAAAGTGGCAAAAAATGATGTAAAGCTATGAGCACAAGAATGAATGGTTTGTTTCCCTGTGCAAGTTGTACACTCCTGCGCcagccccccctgcccccaaCATGCACACCATGGGGAATTCTTTCAACATAGCACATTGGTACAGAGCCCCTTTCTACCATCAGAAGTcatttcacagcaaaaaaaaaaaaaaacccaaaaacttaTCCTTTACTATGGACAGCTCTACACAGTTAAGAGGTggggaagaaaggctgaagaacCATAAAATTAAACCATACAAGACAAAGCCCTGCAAAAGTGTAAAATCATGAGTCCAGCATCAGTGCTCAGTTTAAATTATGTATCTGTGACACTATCACAAGGacaatcaaggaaaaaaaaacttctagaTTCACCATGCAGGAGAGGTTTTATTACTCTACTTGCCTTGGATAACCTGATTACATCTAAAGTTGTTTAGCAGTTTAGTACTGTGTTAAActtgtttcagttttaattaaacCCAATAAGATGTACAGAAGACAGGGAAGCAATCAAAAGCACTGCTCCCAACAGACAGAGGTGAAAGGTCAGAAATGAAGCCATGAAAGAGGTCACTAGCAGCCACAGCCTTCTCTCTGGGGCTGGGGTTCGCTGGTTAGCCGCCCCCCCTGCGGAGCTGATGGTTTGTGCTGTACACCTGACTCTGCAGCGTTCAGATCCAGGCTTCCATCTTGGATATTCTGGTAGATTTTCTTGGCAGCCTCCAGGAATGCATCCTCAACATTCTCTCCACTacaagaagagcagcaggagtTACTTAGGTTACACTTCAGCAAAGCAACACAGGTTGTACAGGCAGTTGGCTGGATGTCCTCACCGCTTCTGTCTCAAGACACAGAACTGACAGTATTTAAAAGCAGACATGCCATGACATTTAATAGCCCATCTGCAGGACAGTTTCTGATACAGTACCTCAGTCTCTAGCTGTTACATCCATTAGGAGTAGCCCTGAACACCACTCTGTACCAGAACGCTGAATATCAGAAATAAGCTCAGGCACTCATAACAGTATATTCCTTCTAAACAGATAACATCCCAGACACTACTCTAGGTAGAAGTAACTTACGTTTTTGCACTTGCTTCAAGGAACAATAAACctgttcagaaacagaaaattaactgtCAGTCAATGCATAATACGCTTAATATAGTCCCAAATCAGTCATGTTATGGCATTCAGTTATATGCAAGAGGCTACTTTAGTACTCCATTATATTTTATGACGAAGTTGGGGCATCATCAATACACAAGCCGATTTCCAAAGCTAAGATGATGGAGTTAATCCAGGCTGAGGCACCACAGGAGTTCATACACATAACAATATTACTTTGTAAGTGTGAGTTTGTTATCAAAGTGAACCCTCAGCCTTGGTAGATATCATTATCACATAGGAAACAATGgctcaagaaggaaaagaaaaacacaccgttttcttcagcaaattgTTTGGCTTCTTCATATGTAACATCCCTCTGTGCTTCCAGATCTGCTTTATTTCCTATGAGGATTATCACCTagttcagaagagagaaaattagtCTGAGAAAAAGCTTATTAGTGTGTTCACTACTACCCTGTTTAttataaaagatgaaaaataaagaggaaacatttgaaaaaagcATAACTGCAAAACTCATGTATCTtcagggcagcactgctctAGCAGTGCCCCTCTATAATCAGGAACAGTTGCCAGCTGctattttcaaattctttaaGCTGTTCTCATGAGATGAGGTCCTAAAAAGCACCAGTCCTACTCTTCAGTCCTGAAAGTTGTACTCCTTGTATTTAGTCATCTGCTAATCCAGCCAGAATCTTTACAAGTTTTCTTTCATCGCAGCAGGGAGTCTTCCCAAAAGCTCGGTTCTAAACTATTTCAGAGTCATTCACAAGACGACTGTAGGACAACAGATCTGTTGTTTAGTCAGAGAGACACAGAACAGcccccctccttcccacccctcCAGAGACTGGAACAGCTTTTGCTCAAGATTCAGTTTACATTCCAATTCACCTCATTACCACCACAAGGCTCTAAGCAGTAGTAACAGAAGTTAAGCTCTGTTCAGGTTACCATAATTTTGGTCTCCAACAGCTGGAAAAAGGCCCACAAGAAGTAAAGCACAGTAAGGTATTTGGAATAGGCTCTTGTTCTCCTGCACAAGAACCTACATTTCTGCACCAACTGCAGCAAGGGAAGAGCTACTGATCTGCTGGAGAGTGGGGACATTCAGAACtaagaaagcagagaaacagaggCAGCTTCTTTTAAAGAACACTGCTATCACTGCAGATGCTTTGGCCTAAGCCTTCCATCTCTTGCTTTGAGATAAGCAATCTTGCTTTCAAGCTAAACAGAGTCCAACTTACAGTATTTGGATTGGTGAGATTCCTTGCATCTGTCAGCCAGCTGCTTAAGTGATTATACGTACTTCTTCTGCAAAGAATCAAGTGAGTACAGGTTTTAGCTACAatcttttttaaatatttaagtgcCAACAGCATAGTTAGCATCCATTAAGCACATTAACACATCGCACCTGTTCCTCTCCCTGGCTGAGAAAATAGGGAGCAGTAGCATCTTGTTTGGACACATACCAAGACTTCAACAAACCAACTTTCAAACCACAGAGCAACACAAACAAGGTGGAAGGACAGACCAATTCACACTTCAGTCTGTGGTGGTATTACTGTCTCCACAAGGACAACATTCACATTGTGTTATATAAAACACATTAAAGGATTTCCTGTCAGATACTGTTAGAGGGCTGTGTACAGCAGTACAGCTCTGTACAGAGCCTTGGCAACAAACAGCACATCACATCATTTGCTTTTGTATCACCTGTTTGCTTAAATACATTTATGTGTACAAAAGATAAGAAGCACACAAAGAATATCAAGAACAGTGTCGATGGAAGATGAGGTGGAAGACACAGGAAGGCAGCAGTATTTCACGTTCACATCCGATTAATTATTCTCTTTCAGAAGcatctttaattttcatttgcaaatggAGAACGGAATAGCTTCTGTGCCATCTCCTTTCATTGGAGAAGTCTCACTTCTGGGCCTCTTCATGGGCTACTCCTCCAATTCCCTCACATGCACATTAAACACACTTGCACAGCCCATTGCAATAGAAGCAGTATTCTGTTCTATGCCTACTCAGGATATTTCTGTTAGGTAAGCAGCAGCATTCTCTGCCTCCCTCCATCAGGAGGGAGTGAAAAGTTCATGTACTGCTGGGCAAGTTCTAAGGGTAAAGCCAATTTTCCAGCCAACTTCAACGCAGGCAGTCAAGATCTGAAATCGCAGTACCCTTTGGTTTGTCAGCAGTTGTTTTTTCCAAGAAAGGCACTCAGTTCcctacatttcattttcagcttttaagtACTTAAAGTATTCCAGAAAAGAAGGATGGGAACCTTCACACAACATGACATCAAATCCTCTGGTGAAGTCAAGGGGACAGACCAGACAGCACATGGAAGGCTGCAGTACCCAAAGAGCTTACAGAGAACACAGTGATGATAgagacagccagcagcaccttACCTGGTAATGTCATAGACCATgagagctcctgctgctcctctgtaATAGCTTCGTGTGACAGCCCTGAATCTCTCTTGTCCTGCTGTATCCCAGATCTGTAGTTTAATTTTTTGGCCACTAACTTCAATTATTCTTGTGCCAAATTCA
Coding sequences within it:
- the RAB14 gene encoding ras-related protein Rab-14 is translated as MATAPYNYSYIFKYIIIGDMGVGKSCLLHQFTEKKFMADCPHTIGVEFGTRIIEVSGQKIKLQIWDTAGQERFRAVTRSYYRGAAGALMVYDITRRSTYNHLSSWLTDARNLTNPNTVIILIGNKADLEAQRDVTYEEAKQFAEENGLLFLEASAKTGENVEDAFLEAAKKIYQNIQDGSLDLNAAESGVQHKPSAPQGGRLTSEPQPQREGCGC